A window of Argopecten irradians isolate NY chromosome 14, Ai_NY, whole genome shotgun sequence contains these coding sequences:
- the LOC138307460 gene encoding monocarboxylate transporter 5-like isoform X1, whose amino-acid sequence MMMMMMMMMMMMMMMMMMMIMMMMMIMMMMMMMMMMMMMMMMMMMMMMMMMMMMMMMMMMMMMMMMMITMMMMIMMMMMMMMMMMMMMMMMIMLKYTISFRCLIFLSASTVINILYAGVLKSFGILFIEILDVYGGTVSTTSLITGLQFTVYCTTNLVVMMVLLRYQSVRTCQVIGILFSASAYILSSLTTRLELLIVCQSILNGTSIAFIIPTGIVLIGRYFRARIGLANGIFSAGLSLGGLVMPPLIQFIVEKYTLHGALLLTSGVVLNALPAAILQRPHDFFRRIYMLKRKSSRTPRKIMFSDSKCSENRNTMDILHKESKCVISEEARLPAVIPEMEMLNGETDSQLTAKSLPDLSITKNRKVPIDFINHREMSEDKVILQFSSVPLFFEYADVSSFALSEEDFTAAAKGSRTVQIYRLPQSRICTVLTQCKDSAGVLLKNKLFFIFIGFYTFGTVSGETSTLYLPPFAKENGIDGSQIAALISINSICDLIGKILSGYLADRHWLKIHDIILVSQIFTALLPQFNSFYDSFLEFSMFSAILGSMSGVIFALSIPLLREIVGEKNFAPAIGITVFIRSVILSGIIPLLGYLRDVTGTYHVTFHCMGATSFVSVCMLFLLKVYYPKCSL is encoded by the exons atgatgatgatgatgatgatgatgatgatgatgatgatgatgatgatgatgatgatgataatgatgatgatgatgataatgatgatgatgatgatgatgatgatgatgatgatgatgatgatgatgatgatgatgatgatgatgatgatgatgatgatgatgatgatgatgatgatgatgatgatgatgatgatgatgatgataacgatgatgatgatgataatgatgatgatgatgatgatgatgatgatgatgatgatgatgatgatgatgataatgttgAAATACACCATTTCCTTTCGCTGTTTGATATTTCTTTCAGCCAGCACCGTGATAAACATTCTATACGCCGGAGTATTAAAGTCCTTTGGAATTCTATTCATTGAGATATTAGACGTCTATGGCGGGACAGTTTCAACAACGTCCCTCATAACAGGACTCCAGTTCACTGTCTACTGTACAACAA ACCTCGTCGTGATGATGGTCCTCTTACGGTACCAGAGCGTACGGACCTGTCAGGTCATTGGAATCCTCTTCAGTGCCTCTGCCTACATCCTCAGCAGTCTAACGACCCGTCTTGAACTGCTCATTGTATGTCAGAGCATTCTAAATG GTACGAGTATCGCATTTATCATCCCGACTGGTATTGTGCTAATCGGCAGATACTTCAGGGCCCGTATTGGATTAGCGAATGGAATATTTTCAGCTGGATTGTCTCTAGGTGGCCTCGTCATGCCTCCATTGATTCAGTTTATCGTTGAGAAATACACGCTGCATGGCGCTCTCTTACTCACTTCCGGTGTTGTCCTCAACGCACTTCCGGCTGCAATTCTACAACGTCCGCACGATTTCTTTCGTAGAATTTATATGTTAAAGCGAAAGTCCAGTAGAACTCCTcgaaaaattatgttttctgatTCTAAATGTTCAGAAAATCGAAACACAATGGATATATTACAtaaagagtctaaatgtgtaaTTTCTGAAGAAGCTAGATTACCCGCAGTTATACCAGAAATGGAAATGCTGAATGGAGAGACAGATTCGCAATTAACTGCGAAATCTTTGCCTGATTTATCCATTACTAAAAACAGAAAAGTTCCTATCGACTTCATTAACCATAGGGAAATGTCCGAGGACAAAGTCATTTTGCAATTTTCGTCTGTACCTTTATTTTTTGAATATGCAGATGTTTCGAGTTTCGCGCTTTCAGAGGAAGACTTTACAGCTGCAGCTAAAGGATCAAGGACTGTACAAATATATAGACTCCCACAGAGTCGTATATGCACAGTGCTTACACAATGTAAGGATAGTGCAGGCGTTCTTCTAAAGAACAAACTGTTCTTTATCTTTATTGGATTCTACACATTTGGCACTGTGAGCGGAGAAACAAGTACATTATATTTACCGCCATTTGCAAAGGAAAATGGAATCGACGGCTCACAGATAGCagctctgatttcaataaattcAATATGTGATCTCATAGGAAAAATTTTAAGTGGGTACTTGGCCGATCGTCACTGGTTAAAAATACATGATATAATTCTTGTTTCACAAATCTTCACGGCCTTGCTCCCACAGTTTAACAGCTTTTACGACTCCTTCCTGGAGTTTTCTATGTTTTCAGCCATATTAGGGTCCATGTCCGGTGTGATATTTGCTTTAAGTATTCCACTGCTAAGAGAAATCGTGGGCGAGAAAAACTTTGCCCCTGCGATCGGTATTACAGTATTCATCAGATCTGTCATCCTTAGTGGAATTATACCACTACTTG GTTACCTTCGTGACGTAACAGGTACATATCACGTGACCTTCCATTGTATGGGCGCTACGTCATTCGTTTCTGTGTGTATGCTGTTTTTGCTGAAAGTTTACTATCCGAAATGTTCTTTATGA
- the LOC138307460 gene encoding monocarboxylate transporter 5-like isoform X2: MSGSKERREFREIKEDNLSQLIPDSTEHDTAATDDDDDDDGVPIDHGWAWVVLVASTVINILYAGVLKSFGILFIEILDVYGGTVSTTSLITGLQFTVYCTTNLVVMMVLLRYQSVRTCQVIGILFSASAYILSSLTTRLELLIVCQSILNGTSIAFIIPTGIVLIGRYFRARIGLANGIFSAGLSLGGLVMPPLIQFIVEKYTLHGALLLTSGVVLNALPAAILQRPHDFFRRIYMLKRKSSRTPRKIMFSDSKCSENRNTMDILHKESKCVISEEARLPAVIPEMEMLNGETDSQLTAKSLPDLSITKNRKVPIDFINHREMSEDKVILQFSSVPLFFEYADVSSFALSEEDFTAAAKGSRTVQIYRLPQSRICTVLTQCKDSAGVLLKNKLFFIFIGFYTFGTVSGETSTLYLPPFAKENGIDGSQIAALISINSICDLIGKILSGYLADRHWLKIHDIILVSQIFTALLPQFNSFYDSFLEFSMFSAILGSMSGVIFALSIPLLREIVGEKNFAPAIGITVFIRSVILSGIIPLLGYLRDVTGTYHVTFHCMGATSFVSVCMLFLLKVYYPKCSL; encoded by the exons CCAGCACCGTGATAAACATTCTATACGCCGGAGTATTAAAGTCCTTTGGAATTCTATTCATTGAGATATTAGACGTCTATGGCGGGACAGTTTCAACAACGTCCCTCATAACAGGACTCCAGTTCACTGTCTACTGTACAACAA ACCTCGTCGTGATGATGGTCCTCTTACGGTACCAGAGCGTACGGACCTGTCAGGTCATTGGAATCCTCTTCAGTGCCTCTGCCTACATCCTCAGCAGTCTAACGACCCGTCTTGAACTGCTCATTGTATGTCAGAGCATTCTAAATG GTACGAGTATCGCATTTATCATCCCGACTGGTATTGTGCTAATCGGCAGATACTTCAGGGCCCGTATTGGATTAGCGAATGGAATATTTTCAGCTGGATTGTCTCTAGGTGGCCTCGTCATGCCTCCATTGATTCAGTTTATCGTTGAGAAATACACGCTGCATGGCGCTCTCTTACTCACTTCCGGTGTTGTCCTCAACGCACTTCCGGCTGCAATTCTACAACGTCCGCACGATTTCTTTCGTAGAATTTATATGTTAAAGCGAAAGTCCAGTAGAACTCCTcgaaaaattatgttttctgatTCTAAATGTTCAGAAAATCGAAACACAATGGATATATTACAtaaagagtctaaatgtgtaaTTTCTGAAGAAGCTAGATTACCCGCAGTTATACCAGAAATGGAAATGCTGAATGGAGAGACAGATTCGCAATTAACTGCGAAATCTTTGCCTGATTTATCCATTACTAAAAACAGAAAAGTTCCTATCGACTTCATTAACCATAGGGAAATGTCCGAGGACAAAGTCATTTTGCAATTTTCGTCTGTACCTTTATTTTTTGAATATGCAGATGTTTCGAGTTTCGCGCTTTCAGAGGAAGACTTTACAGCTGCAGCTAAAGGATCAAGGACTGTACAAATATATAGACTCCCACAGAGTCGTATATGCACAGTGCTTACACAATGTAAGGATAGTGCAGGCGTTCTTCTAAAGAACAAACTGTTCTTTATCTTTATTGGATTCTACACATTTGGCACTGTGAGCGGAGAAACAAGTACATTATATTTACCGCCATTTGCAAAGGAAAATGGAATCGACGGCTCACAGATAGCagctctgatttcaataaattcAATATGTGATCTCATAGGAAAAATTTTAAGTGGGTACTTGGCCGATCGTCACTGGTTAAAAATACATGATATAATTCTTGTTTCACAAATCTTCACGGCCTTGCTCCCACAGTTTAACAGCTTTTACGACTCCTTCCTGGAGTTTTCTATGTTTTCAGCCATATTAGGGTCCATGTCCGGTGTGATATTTGCTTTAAGTATTCCACTGCTAAGAGAAATCGTGGGCGAGAAAAACTTTGCCCCTGCGATCGGTATTACAGTATTCATCAGATCTGTCATCCTTAGTGGAATTATACCACTACTTG GTTACCTTCGTGACGTAACAGGTACATATCACGTGACCTTCCATTGTATGGGCGCTACGTCATTCGTTTCTGTGTGTATGCTGTTTTTGCTGAAAGTTTACTATCCGAAATGTTCTTTATGA